In the Enterococcus saigonensis genome, one interval contains:
- a CDS encoding energy-coupling factor transporter transmembrane component T family protein, which translates to MMNKLIFGRYIPGDSLIHRLDPRAKLIASFYFIAVIFFANNWQSYAFLAVFTLGCIALSKVKISFFIRGVKPLIWLILFTVLLQVLFTTGGNILWHWWVFTVTDYGLMNGAFIFCRFILIIFMSTLLTLTTAPLELSDAIEYILRPLNVVHFPVHEVSLMLSIALRFVPTLMDETEKIMNAQRARGVDFGEGSLVQKMKAIIPLLIPLFVSSFNRAEDLATAMEARGYSGGEGRTKYRKLDWHLKDSMVVVVFAVVTILLILIRN; encoded by the coding sequence ATGATGAATAAACTGATTTTTGGTCGTTATATTCCGGGAGACTCTTTAATTCATCGTTTAGATCCACGAGCTAAATTAATTGCTAGCTTTTACTTTATTGCTGTTATATTTTTTGCGAATAATTGGCAAAGCTATGCTTTTTTAGCCGTCTTTACGCTGGGGTGTATAGCTCTTTCGAAAGTAAAAATCTCTTTTTTTATTCGAGGAGTGAAACCTTTAATTTGGTTAATTTTATTTACGGTCTTGTTACAAGTATTATTTACTACAGGTGGTAATATATTGTGGCACTGGTGGGTTTTTACCGTGACAGACTATGGTTTAATGAATGGGGCTTTTATTTTTTGCCGTTTTATTTTAATTATTTTCATGTCAACGTTATTGACTTTAACGACTGCACCGTTGGAATTATCCGATGCGATTGAGTATATTTTGCGTCCTTTAAACGTTGTGCATTTCCCGGTTCATGAAGTTAGCTTAATGCTCTCAATTGCGTTGCGGTTTGTGCCAACTTTAATGGATGAAACAGAAAAAATTATGAATGCCCAGCGCGCACGTGGGGTTGATTTTGGTGAAGGTAGTTTGGTTCAAAAAATGAAAGCAATTATTCCGCTTTTAATCCCGTTGTTTGTTTCGAGTTTTAATCGAGCAGAAGACTTAGCAACTGCTATGGAAGCAAGAGGCTACTCTGGAGGAGAAGGACGGACAAAATATCGAAAATTAGATTGGCATCTGAAAGATAGCATGGTTGTGGTTGTCTTTGCAGTCGTGACAATTTTATTGATTTTAATTCGGAATTGA
- a CDS encoding energy-coupling factor ABC transporter ATP-binding protein: MDIHFEQVGFTYQPGTPFEQRALYDIDLEIAAGSYTAIVGHTGSGKSTLLQHLNALLKPTSGTVTIGERKIIATTDNKNLKPIRKKVGIVFQFPEAQLFEETVAKDIAFGPKNFGVSEEAAKALAQEYLNLVGLDASYMERSPFDLSGGQMRRVAIAGVLAMEPEVLVLDEPTAGLDPKGRKDMMEMFLRLHQEKNIAIVLVTHLMDDVANFADYVYVLEKGALVKSGRPVDVFQDVTWVQEKQIGVPMATEFALRLQEKGMRFDRLPITADELAEMLLAGGGVK, translated from the coding sequence ATGGACATCCATTTTGAACAAGTAGGCTTCACCTACCAACCGGGAACACCATTTGAACAGCGAGCTTTGTATGATATTGATTTGGAAATTGCGGCGGGCTCTTATACTGCAATTGTCGGTCATACCGGCAGTGGTAAATCTACGTTACTCCAGCATTTAAATGCACTGCTAAAACCAACAAGTGGCACGGTCACAATTGGTGAACGTAAAATTATTGCTACGACGGATAATAAGAATTTAAAACCTATTCGAAAAAAAGTAGGGATTGTTTTTCAATTTCCTGAAGCCCAACTTTTTGAAGAAACTGTTGCAAAAGATATTGCTTTTGGGCCGAAAAATTTTGGTGTATCAGAAGAAGCAGCTAAAGCTTTAGCCCAAGAATATCTCAATTTGGTTGGGCTAGACGCTTCTTACATGGAACGCTCACCATTTGATCTATCAGGTGGTCAAATGCGTCGTGTGGCAATTGCAGGGGTGTTGGCGATGGAGCCAGAAGTATTAGTCTTAGATGAACCAACCGCAGGGCTTGATCCAAAAGGACGTAAAGATATGATGGAGATGTTTTTACGACTACATCAAGAAAAAAATATTGCGATTGTTTTAGTAACACATTTGATGGATGATGTGGCAAATTTTGCTGATTATGTCTATGTGTTAGAAAAAGGCGCGTTAGTAAAATCAGGTCGGCCAGTAGATGTCTTTCAAGATGTAACGTGGGTACAAGAAAAACAGATTGGTGTACCGATGGCGACAGAATTTGCTTTGCGTTTGCAAGAAAAAGGAATGCGTTTTGATCGTTTGCCAATTACTGCTGATGAATTAGCGGAAATGCTCTTAGCAGGAGGTGGTGTTAAATGA
- a CDS encoding energy-coupling factor ABC transporter ATP-binding protein, with product MEDIIELVDIQFSYDPEAERNALDGVSFSIKKGEWVAIVGHNGSGKSTLAKTINGLLLPQQGSVKVGGNLLNEENVWDIRRMVGMVFQNPDNQFVGSTVEDDVAFGMENQGVPREEMLVRVQDALEQVRMSDFKQREPARLSGGQKQRVAIAGVVALRPDIIILDEATSMLDPEGREEVISTIKKIKDQNNLTVLSITHDIDEAANANRILVMQEGKLVREGTPAEIFSAGEKLIELGLDLPFPEKLKAALKERGVVVPTEYLTEEGMVNWLWTSILNK from the coding sequence ATGGAAGATATTATTGAACTTGTAGATATCCAATTCAGCTATGATCCAGAGGCTGAAAGAAATGCGCTAGATGGGGTTAGCTTTAGTATCAAAAAAGGTGAGTGGGTTGCAATCGTTGGACATAATGGTTCTGGTAAATCTACTTTAGCTAAAACAATTAACGGCTTACTCTTGCCGCAACAAGGCAGTGTAAAAGTTGGCGGTAATTTATTGAATGAAGAAAATGTTTGGGATATTCGCCGCATGGTAGGGATGGTTTTTCAAAATCCAGATAATCAATTCGTTGGTTCAACTGTCGAAGATGATGTCGCTTTTGGTATGGAAAATCAAGGTGTCCCGCGTGAAGAAATGTTAGTGCGAGTCCAAGATGCTCTAGAGCAGGTTCGAATGAGTGACTTTAAACAAAGAGAACCAGCGCGTCTATCTGGTGGGCAAAAGCAGCGCGTAGCGATTGCCGGTGTGGTAGCATTGCGTCCGGATATTATTATTTTGGATGAAGCGACAAGTATGTTAGATCCAGAAGGTCGCGAGGAAGTTATTAGCACCATTAAGAAAATTAAAGACCAAAATAATTTAACAGTTTTATCAATTACACATGATATCGATGAAGCAGCTAATGCCAATCGGATTTTGGTAATGCAAGAAGGTAAGCTGGTGAGAGAAGGAACACCAGCAGAAATTTTTTCTGCTGGCGAAAAACTAATTGAATTAGGTTTGGATTTACCTTTTCCAGAAAAATTAAAAGCAGCTTTAAAAGAGCGGGGCGTTGTGGTACCTACAGAATACTTGACTGAAGAAGGGATGGTGAATTGGTTATGGACATCCATTTTGAACAAGTAG
- the rplQ gene encoding 50S ribosomal protein L17 — translation MSYRKLGRTSSQRKAMLRDLTTDLLINERIVTTEARAKEVRSTAEKMITLGKRGDLHARRQAAAFVRNEVASVREENEEIVIESALQKLFNDIAPRYAERQGGYTRILKTEPRRGDAAPMVILELV, via the coding sequence GTGAGTTACCGCAAATTAGGACGCACATCTAGCCAACGTAAAGCGATGTTGCGTGATTTAACAACTGATTTATTGATCAACGAACGTATCGTAACGACTGAAGCTCGTGCTAAAGAAGTTCGTTCAACTGCTGAAAAAATGATCACTTTAGGTAAACGCGGCGATTTGCATGCCCGTCGTCAAGCAGCTGCTTTCGTACGTAACGAAGTAGCAAGTGTACGGGAAGAAAACGAAGAAATCGTTATTGAATCAGCTTTACAAAAGCTATTTAACGATATCGCTCCTCGTTATGCAGAACGCCAAGGTGGCTACACTCGCATCTTGAAGACAGAACCAAGACGCGGCGATGCAGCACCTATGGTTATCCTAGAACTTGTTTAA
- a CDS encoding DNA-directed RNA polymerase subunit alpha: protein MIEFEKPRVAKIDEEKDYGKFIVEPLERGYGTTLGNSLRRILLSSLPGAAITSIQIDGVLHEFSTVKGVREDVAQIILNIKGLALKMYTQEEKTLEIDITGPATVTAGDIIVDSDVEILNKDMYICSVSEGATFHARLTVRPGRGYVQADENKREDMPIGVIPVDSIYTPVNRVNYQVENTRVGRRDDFDKLTMEIWTDGSIMPMEAMSLAAKIMTEHLDIFVNLTDEAKNAEIMIEKEETQKEKMLEMTIEELDLSVRSYNCLKRAGINTVQELTNKSEPEMIKVRNLGRKSLEEVKAKLHDLGLGLRKDD from the coding sequence ATGATTGAATTCGAAAAACCAAGAGTTGCAAAAATTGATGAAGAAAAAGATTATGGCAAGTTCATCGTTGAGCCTCTAGAAAGAGGTTATGGGACTACTTTAGGCAATTCCCTACGTCGTATTTTATTATCTTCATTGCCTGGGGCAGCGATCACAAGTATTCAAATTGATGGCGTCTTACACGAATTCTCCACCGTCAAAGGTGTGCGCGAAGATGTCGCACAAATCATTTTGAATATCAAAGGTCTTGCTCTTAAGATGTACACGCAAGAAGAAAAAACCCTTGAAATCGACATTACCGGTCCAGCGACTGTTACTGCTGGTGACATTATCGTTGACAGTGATGTAGAAATTTTAAACAAAGATATGTATATTTGTAGCGTTTCTGAAGGGGCAACTTTTCATGCCCGCTTGACTGTTCGACCTGGTCGTGGTTATGTGCAAGCTGATGAAAACAAACGGGAAGATATGCCAATTGGCGTGATTCCAGTTGATTCAATTTACACACCAGTAAATCGTGTTAACTACCAAGTAGAAAACACGCGGGTTGGCCGTCGTGACGATTTTGATAAATTGACGATGGAAATTTGGACTGACGGTTCTATCATGCCGATGGAAGCGATGAGTTTAGCTGCGAAAATCATGACTGAACATTTGGATATTTTTGTGAATCTAACGGATGAGGCTAAAAATGCTGAAATCATGATTGAAAAAGAAGAAACACAAAAAGAAAAAATGTTAGAAATGACAATCGAAGAATTAGACTTATCTGTTCGTTCATATAACTGTCTAAAACGTGCTGGTATCAATACAGTGCAAGAATTGACCAACAAATCTGAACCAGAAATGATTAAAGTGCGTAATTTAGGCCGTAAATCTCTTGAAGAAGTGAAAGCTAAATTACATGATCTTGGTTTAGGATTACGTAAAGACGACTAA
- the rpsK gene encoding 30S ribosomal protein S11, whose product MVAKKVNRKRRVKKNIETGIAHIHSTFNNTIVMITDTHGNALAWSSAGALGFKGSKKSTPFAAQMAAETASKAAMEHGLRTVDVTVKGPGSGREAAIRSLQAAGLEVTAIRDVTPVPHNGCRPPKRRRV is encoded by the coding sequence ATGGTAGCAAAAAAAGTGAATCGTAAACGCCGTGTCAAAAAGAATATTGAAACCGGTATTGCGCATATCCATTCAACATTCAACAATACAATTGTAATGATTACAGATACTCATGGTAATGCTTTAGCATGGTCATCTGCTGGTGCTTTAGGTTTTAAAGGTAGCAAAAAATCAACACCTTTTGCCGCTCAAATGGCAGCTGAAACTGCTTCAAAAGCTGCAATGGAACATGGATTAAGAACAGTTGATGTAACTGTTAAAGGCCCTGGTTCTGGACGTGAAGCAGCAATTCGTTCATTACAAGCAGCAGGTCTAGAAGTGACTGCAATCCGTGACGTGACTCCAGTTCCTCATAATGGATGCCGCCCTCCAAAACGCCGTCGTGTTTAA
- the rpsM gene encoding 30S ribosomal protein S13, whose product MARIAGVDIPRDKRVVVSLTYIYGIGNTTAKEVLAEAGVSEDVRVRDLTNEQTDAIRAAVDKLKVEGDLRREVNLNIKRLMEIGSYRGIRHRRGLPVRGQNTKNNARTRKGPSKTVAGKKK is encoded by the coding sequence ATGGCACGTATTGCAGGAGTAGATATTCCTCGTGATAAACGCGTAGTAGTTTCTTTAACTTACATCTATGGTATCGGAAACACTACTGCGAAAGAAGTGTTAGCTGAAGCTGGCGTATCTGAAGATGTTCGTGTTCGTGATTTAACGAATGAACAAACAGATGCTATCCGTGCAGCAGTTGATAAATTAAAAGTTGAAGGCGATCTTCGTCGTGAAGTCAACTTAAACATTAAACGTTTGATGGAAATCGGTTCTTACCGTGGTATCCGTCACCGTCGTGGTTTGCCAGTTCGTGGTCAAAACACTAAAAATAATGCCCGCACGCGTAAAGGTCCTTCTAAAACAGTTGCAGGTAAGAAAAAATAA
- the rpmJ gene encoding 50S ribosomal protein L36 has translation MKVRPSVKPMCEHCKVIRRKGRVMVICPANPKHKQRQG, from the coding sequence ATGAAAGTAAGACCATCAGTAAAACCAATGTGTGAACATTGTAAAGTAATTCGTCGTAAAGGGCGCGTTATGGTGATTTGCCCAGCAAATCCAAAACATAAACAACGTCAAGGATAA
- the infA gene encoding translation initiation factor IF-1, which produces MAKEDVIEIEGTVVETLPNAMFKVELENGHQVLATVSGKIRMHYIRILPGDKVTVELSPYDLSRGRITYRFK; this is translated from the coding sequence GTGGCAAAAGAAGATGTTATCGAAATCGAAGGTACAGTCGTCGAAACTTTGCCGAATGCAATGTTTAAAGTGGAATTGGAAAACGGACACCAAGTGCTCGCTACGGTATCAGGTAAGATCCGTATGCACTACATCCGCATCCTGCCCGGTGATAAAGTGACGGTAGAATTATCGCCATACGATTTATCACGTGGTCGGATCACATACCGTTTTAAATAA
- a CDS encoding adenylate kinase: MNLVLMGLPGAGKGTQAERIVAAYQIPHISTGDMFRAAMANETALGLEAKAYMDKGELVPDEVTNGIVKERLAEPDTDKGFLLDGFPRTLDQAKALDQMLSELGKKLDAVVEIHVPSEILVERLAGRYMCRNCGATYHKIFNPTKVEGTCDRCGGHEFYQREDDKPETVKNRLAVNIKSSEPILGYYKDQGLLQSIDGDRDIDAVFADVQKIIG; the protein is encoded by the coding sequence ATGAACCTTGTATTAATGGGATTGCCTGGTGCAGGTAAAGGAACGCAAGCCGAAAGAATTGTCGCTGCGTATCAAATTCCTCACATTTCAACAGGTGATATGTTTCGGGCAGCTATGGCCAATGAAACAGCTCTCGGCCTGGAAGCAAAAGCTTATATGGATAAAGGTGAATTAGTGCCTGACGAAGTTACCAATGGTATCGTAAAAGAGCGCCTAGCAGAACCTGATACTGACAAGGGCTTCTTGTTAGATGGTTTTCCTCGGACTTTAGATCAAGCAAAAGCATTAGATCAAATGCTTTCAGAACTTGGGAAAAAATTAGATGCCGTCGTTGAAATCCATGTTCCGTCAGAAATCTTAGTTGAACGTCTTGCTGGTCGCTATATGTGTCGCAATTGCGGGGCAACGTATCACAAAATCTTCAATCCAACTAAAGTTGAAGGCACCTGTGATCGTTGTGGGGGCCACGAATTTTATCAACGAGAAGATGACAAACCTGAAACAGTCAAGAATCGTCTAGCTGTCAACATTAAAAGCAGTGAACCAATCTTAGGCTATTACAAAGATCAAGGTTTATTGCAGTCGATTGATGGAGATCGTGATATCGATGCAGTCTTTGCCGACGTGCAAAAGATCATCGGGTAA
- the secY gene encoding preprotein translocase subunit SecY — MFKLLKDSFKVKDIRSKIFFTVFALFVFRLGAHITVPGVDASRLQSIADLPFLNMLNMVSGSAMQNFSVFSMGVSPYITASIVIQLLQMDIVPKFVEWSKQGEVGRRKLNQATRILTLVLAFVQSVGITAGFNSWTQLGFVDNPDVMTFVVIGLILTAGTMFVTWLGEQITEKGVGNGVSMIIFAGIISRLPDAIKQLVEDYFINIESSEIWKSALFMVALVIAVLVIITLVTYVQQAERKIPIQYTKRVAGAPTSSYLPLKVNAAGVIPVIFASSFIATPNAILQALSGSYRGEGWYEVMMQIFNYNTVPGATIYTLLIVAFTFFYAFVQVNPEKLAENLQKQGSYIPSVRPGKGTEDYVSRLLMRLSAVGALFLGLVALLPIIAQMVWNLPQSIGLGGTSLLIVIGVALETAKQLEGLMLKRKYTGFIN; from the coding sequence ATGTTTAAACTGTTGAAAGACTCTTTTAAAGTTAAAGATATTAGATCAAAGATCTTCTTTACCGTTTTTGCTTTATTCGTCTTTCGTCTAGGAGCACATATCACCGTTCCTGGTGTTGATGCTAGTCGCTTACAAAGTATTGCTGATCTACCGTTTTTAAACATGTTAAACATGGTGAGTGGTAGTGCAATGCAAAACTTTTCAGTCTTTTCAATGGGTGTGTCACCTTATATTACTGCTTCAATTGTTATTCAGTTGTTGCAAATGGATATTGTGCCAAAATTCGTTGAATGGTCTAAACAAGGAGAAGTAGGACGACGTAAATTAAATCAAGCTACGCGCATTTTGACATTGGTTTTGGCCTTTGTTCAATCAGTCGGGATTACAGCTGGATTTAATTCTTGGACACAGCTTGGCTTTGTGGATAACCCAGATGTGATGACTTTTGTTGTAATTGGTTTAATCTTAACTGCGGGTACAATGTTTGTCACCTGGTTGGGAGAGCAAATTACAGAAAAAGGAGTTGGCAATGGGGTTTCTATGATCATCTTTGCTGGTATTATCTCTCGTTTACCTGATGCGATTAAACAATTAGTGGAAGATTATTTCATTAATATCGAATCAAGTGAAATTTGGAAATCGGCATTATTTATGGTTGCTTTAGTAATTGCTGTGTTAGTGATTATTACGTTGGTAACTTATGTCCAACAAGCAGAACGTAAAATTCCAATCCAATATACAAAACGAGTAGCTGGTGCACCAACAAGCAGTTATTTGCCGCTTAAAGTTAATGCTGCCGGCGTTATTCCAGTTATTTTCGCCAGTTCTTTCATTGCTACCCCGAATGCCATTTTACAAGCTTTAAGCGGCTCGTATCGTGGTGAAGGTTGGTATGAAGTAATGATGCAGATCTTTAATTATAACACGGTGCCAGGTGCAACGATTTATACATTATTGATTGTAGCATTTACGTTCTTTTACGCTTTCGTGCAAGTTAACCCTGAGAAATTAGCGGAAAACTTACAAAAGCAAGGAAGTTACATTCCATCGGTCAGACCTGGTAAAGGTACTGAAGATTATGTCTCTCGCTTATTGATGCGTTTAAGCGCGGTTGGGGCCTTGTTCTTAGGCTTAGTTGCATTGTTACCAATTATTGCACAAATGGTTTGGAACTTGCCACAATCAATTGGTTTGGGGGGCACAAGTCTATTGATCGTAATCGGTGTTGCGCTGGAAACTGCCAAACAGTTAGAAGGTCTAATGCTGAAACGGAAATATACTGGTTTTATCAATTAG
- the rplO gene encoding 50S ribosomal protein L15, giving the protein MKLHELQPAEGSRQVRNRVGRGTSSGNGKTAGRGQKGQKARSGGGVRLGFEGGQTPLFRRLPKRGFTNVNRKEYAVINLDVLNRFEDGTEVTPVTLVEAGIVKNEKAGIKVLGNGELTKKLTVKAAKFSKTAEEAITANGGSIEVI; this is encoded by the coding sequence ATGAAACTTCATGAATTACAACCTGCAGAAGGATCACGCCAAGTACGCAATCGCGTCGGTCGCGGTACTTCATCTGGTAACGGTAAAACAGCTGGTCGCGGACAAAAAGGTCAAAAAGCGCGTTCAGGTGGCGGTGTACGTCTAGGATTTGAAGGTGGTCAAACACCATTATTCCGTCGTTTACCAAAACGTGGTTTTACTAACGTTAACCGTAAAGAATATGCAGTAATCAATTTAGATGTCTTAAATCGCTTTGAAGACGGTACTGAAGTAACACCTGTTACTCTAGTAGAAGCTGGAATCGTGAAAAACGAAAAAGCTGGAATCAAAGTTTTAGGCAACGGTGAATTGACTAAGAAATTAACTGTGAAAGCAGCTAAATTCTCAAAAACAGCCGAAGAAGCTATCACAGCTAACGGTGGGTCAATTGAGGTGATCTAA
- the rpmD gene encoding 50S ribosomal protein L30, which produces MAELKITLKRSVIGRPQNQRDTVKALGLGKVNTTVVKPANDAIKGMVNTISHLVDVEEI; this is translated from the coding sequence ATGGCTGAATTAAAAATTACTTTAAAACGCAGTGTTATCGGACGTCCTCAAAACCAACGTGATACTGTTAAAGCGTTGGGTCTAGGTAAAGTGAACACAACTGTAGTAAAACCAGCTAATGATGCAATCAAAGGCATGGTTAACACTATTTCTCACTTGGTGGACGTTGAAGAAATTTAA
- the rpsE gene encoding 30S ribosomal protein S5 codes for MTYIDPNHLELEDRVVAINRVTKVVKGGRRLRFAALVVVGDKNGHVGFGTGKAQEVPEAIRKAIESAKKNLIEVPMVGTTIPHEVIGVFGGGRILMKPAVEGSGVAAGGPVRAVLELAGVSDITSKSLGSNTPINVVRATVEGLSQLKRAEEVAALRGKSVEEIIG; via the coding sequence ATGACTTACATCGATCCAAATCATTTGGAATTAGAAGACCGCGTTGTTGCGATTAACCGTGTAACAAAAGTTGTTAAAGGCGGACGTCGTTTACGTTTTGCAGCTTTAGTTGTAGTTGGCGATAAAAACGGACACGTAGGTTTTGGTACAGGTAAAGCACAAGAAGTACCAGAAGCTATCCGTAAAGCGATCGAAAGTGCTAAGAAAAACTTGATTGAAGTACCTATGGTGGGAACAACTATCCCTCATGAAGTTATTGGCGTCTTTGGCGGTGGCCGCATTTTAATGAAGCCAGCAGTTGAAGGTTCTGGGGTTGCAGCAGGTGGACCTGTCCGTGCCGTCTTAGAATTAGCAGGCGTTTCAGATATTACTTCTAAATCATTAGGTTCAAACACACCAATCAACGTTGTTCGCGCAACTGTTGAAGGTTTATCTCAATTAAAACGTGCTGAAGAAGTTGCTGCATTACGTGGCAAATCAGTTGAAGAAATTATCGGATAA
- the rplR gene encoding 50S ribosomal protein L18, which produces MITKPDKNKTRQKRHRRVRNKISGTAECPRLNVFRSNKNIYAQVIDDVAGVTLASASALDKEISGGTKTEQAQAVGKLVAERAAAKGIKEVVFDRGGYLYHGRVQALAEAARENGLEF; this is translated from the coding sequence GTGATTACAAAACCAGACAAAAACAAGACACGTCAAAAGCGTCATCGCCGTGTCCGTAACAAAATCTCTGGTACTGCTGAGTGCCCACGTTTGAACGTTTTCCGTTCTAACAAAAACATCTACGCGCAAGTTATTGATGACGTAGCGGGTGTAACGCTAGCAAGTGCCTCTGCCTTGGATAAAGAAATTTCAGGTGGAACTAAAACAGAACAAGCACAAGCCGTTGGTAAATTAGTTGCTGAACGTGCTGCTGCTAAAGGTATTAAAGAAGTAGTCTTTGACCGTGGTGGTTACCTTTACCATGGCCGTGTGCAAGCTTTAGCTGAAGCTGCTCGCGAAAATGGACTAGAATTTTAG
- the rplF gene encoding 50S ribosomal protein L6: MSRIGNKIVELPAGVEVKQDGNNITVKGPKGELTRTFSADITMNVEGNVVTFTRPNDTKEMKTIHGTTRANFNNMVVGVSEGFQKALELIGVGYRAQLQGKKLVLNVGYSHPVEIEAPAGVEIEVPANTQVIVKGINKEVVGELAANIRGVRPPEPYKGKGIRYVGEFVRRKEGKTGK; the protein is encoded by the coding sequence GTGAGTCGTATCGGTAATAAAATCGTTGAATTGCCTGCTGGCGTAGAAGTTAAGCAAGATGGCAACAACATTACAGTCAAAGGTCCTAAAGGTGAACTTACACGTACTTTTTCTGCTGACATTACTATGAATGTCGAAGGAAACGTGGTAACTTTCACTCGTCCAAATGACACAAAAGAAATGAAAACAATCCATGGAACAACTCGTGCCAACTTCAACAACATGGTCGTAGGTGTTTCTGAAGGTTTCCAAAAAGCTCTTGAACTTATCGGGGTTGGTTACCGTGCCCAATTACAAGGCAAAAAGTTAGTCTTAAACGTGGGTTACTCTCACCCAGTTGAAATTGAAGCGCCAGCTGGCGTTGAAATTGAAGTTCCAGCGAACACACAAGTGATCGTTAAAGGGATCAACAAAGAAGTAGTTGGCGAATTAGCTGCGAATATCCGTGGCGTACGTCCTCCAGAACCTTATAAAGGCAAAGGTATCCGCTATGTTGGCGAATTCGTACGCCGTAAAGAAGGTAAAACTGGTAAATAA
- the rpsH gene encoding 30S ribosomal protein S8, whose protein sequence is MVMTDPIADFLTRIRNANMVKHESLEVPASKIKRDIAEILKNEGFIRDVEYIEDDKQGVIRVFLKYGKNGERVITNLKRISKPGLRAYVKADEVPKVLNGLGIAIISTSDGVITDKEARQKNVGGEVVAYVW, encoded by the coding sequence ATGGTCATGACAGATCCAATCGCAGATTTTCTAACTCGCATTCGTAATGCTAACATGGTTAAGCACGAATCTTTAGAAGTGCCTGCATCAAAAATCAAGCGTGACATCGCTGAAATCTTGAAAAACGAAGGTTTCATTCGTGATGTTGAATATATCGAAGATGACAAACAAGGCGTGATCCGTGTCTTCCTGAAATACGGTAAAAACGGTGAACGTGTTATCACTAACTTGAAACGTATCTCTAAACCAGGCTTGCGTGCTTACGTTAAAGCTGACGAAGTACCAAAAGTATTAAATGGTTTAGGTATCGCCATTATCTCGACTTCTGACGGTGTAATCACTGATAAAGAAGCGCGTCAAAAAAATGTCGGCGGCGAAGTTGTCGCATACGTATGGTAA
- a CDS encoding type Z 30S ribosomal protein S14, with protein sequence MAKKSMIAKQQRPAKHSTQAYTRCERCGRPHSVYRKFKLCRICFRELAYKGQIPGVKKASW encoded by the coding sequence GTGGCTAAAAAATCAATGATTGCTAAACAACAACGTCCTGCTAAACATTCAACACAAGCATATACTCGTTGCGAACGTTGCGGACGTCCACATTCAGTTTATCGTAAATTTAAACTTTGCCGTATTTGCTTCCGCGAACTTGCCTATAAAGGTCAAATTCCCGGCGTGAAGAAAGCTAGCTGGTAA
- the rplE gene encoding 50S ribosomal protein L5 — MNRLKEKYSKEVVPALMEKFNYNSVMQAPKVEKIVINMGVGDAVSNAKNLDKAVEELTLIAGQKPLITKAKKSIAGFRLREGMPIGAKVTLRGERMYEFLDKLVSVSLPRVRDFHGVSKKSFDGRGNYTLGIKEQLIFPEVDYDLVDKVRGMDIVIVTTANTDEESRELLTQLGMPFQK, encoded by the coding sequence ATGAACCGCCTGAAAGAAAAATACTCAAAAGAAGTAGTTCCAGCTTTAATGGAAAAATTCAATTATAATTCAGTGATGCAAGCACCAAAAGTTGAAAAGATTGTTATCAACATGGGTGTGGGTGACGCTGTTTCAAATGCGAAAAATTTAGATAAAGCAGTAGAAGAATTGACTTTAATCGCTGGTCAAAAACCGTTGATTACTAAAGCTAAAAAATCTATTGCCGGCTTCCGTTTACGTGAAGGTATGCCAATCGGCGCCAAAGTTACTTTGCGCGGCGAACGCATGTATGAATTCTTAGACAAATTGGTAAGTGTTTCACTACCACGTGTCCGTGACTTCCATGGTGTAAGTAAAAAATCATTCGATGGTCGCGGTAACTACACTTTAGGTATCAAAGAACAATTAATCTTCCCTGAAGTTGATTATGATTTGGTCGACAAAGTACGCGGGATGGACATCGTTATTGTGACAACAGCCAACACTGATGAAGAATCACGTGAATTGCTGACACAATTAGGCATGCCATTCCAAAAATAA